The proteins below come from a single Plantactinospora sp. KBS50 genomic window:
- a CDS encoding DUF3073 domain-containing protein has protein sequence MGRGRAKAKQTKVARELKYHSPNTDLAALQRELGGGGKSDRDFDDDYKDTVDDEDDDLDEDDQDSSWAPRAR, from the coding sequence ATGGGGCGCGGCCGTGCTAAGGCCAAGCAGACAAAGGTGGCCCGGGAGCTGAAGTATCACTCCCCGAACACCGATCTCGCCGCCTTGCAGCGGGAACTCGGCGGTGGCGGCAAGTCGGACCGCGACTTCGACGACGACTACAAGGACACGGTCGACGACGAGGACGACGATCTCGACGAGGACGACCAGGACTCCTCCTGGGCGCCTCGCGCCCGCTG